In one Candidatus Omnitrophota bacterium genomic region, the following are encoded:
- a CDS encoding ComEC/Rec2 family competence protein, translating into MRAPLLSLALAVWVGCGLALYCGLDAAIPMILIGALCLCLAWHCTSSEASACALVGAALCFAWAYASLSQPIRMKESVPEGAWVRVHGRVSRSASVWVTDTGAQRTECWIYPDALSDGRQWYGASGLLRVCVKREARPIPAGERIWAEGSFSYPVYPRGPDRAWGLLNVPAGNFIRGEQIPERDNLQARIHEQLSLALPHAHSQLVAALILGERKGLGSWARSFRVLGAGHLLAISGLHVVLVLGLVRGFFALLPLPWRWPWVIGVFGVLAYTGLAGAPVSAVRAGICLTLGVLAHQGEREVSAWNLWACCVLVFLWSDPYWVTSVGFQLSFGAVAAILAFSRGLDRILTRMHHGLRLSFGGRVPPAPVGPGYRTVQGAVSVTAVSAAAWLGLMPLLAYYFALWSPISILATLLMLPVFTGVLALALLWTLPMVFGWDLSWFFAGVLEPLISLLFAMAHRLSRIPGAYWELPPISLWEVMGYYGALIFVVWALAGRKAWKRMLLCAALIFLGTVTLDYGLNLPNSRVKARGRFVRLGASERWNGVQAWVGWKPVQGSMVELSGSLHYDPISLARDLRAIQAETVVGIPVQLEDVRGLP; encoded by the coding sequence TTGCGTGCCCCTTTGCTCAGTCTTGCCTTAGCGGTGTGGGTGGGATGCGGCCTGGCTCTTTATTGCGGGCTGGATGCTGCCATTCCGATGATTCTGATCGGGGCCCTTTGCCTGTGCTTGGCTTGGCATTGCACATCATCCGAAGCTTCAGCCTGTGCGCTTGTGGGGGCCGCTCTTTGTTTTGCCTGGGCTTATGCCTCTCTCTCCCAACCCATACGGATGAAAGAATCCGTGCCCGAAGGGGCATGGGTCCGGGTGCATGGAAGGGTATCCCGAAGCGCATCTGTCTGGGTTACGGACACAGGGGCGCAACGCACCGAATGCTGGATCTATCCGGATGCCCTGAGCGATGGGCGGCAATGGTACGGTGCTTCGGGTCTCTTGCGCGTGTGCGTGAAGCGGGAGGCACGGCCCATTCCTGCGGGAGAGCGGATCTGGGCAGAAGGGAGCTTCAGCTACCCCGTGTATCCGCGAGGCCCTGACCGGGCGTGGGGTCTCCTGAATGTGCCGGCAGGGAATTTTATCCGCGGTGAGCAAATCCCGGAACGGGATAACTTGCAGGCCCGGATTCATGAGCAACTGAGTTTGGCTTTGCCGCACGCGCATTCTCAACTGGTCGCTGCCTTAATTCTCGGTGAGCGTAAAGGCTTGGGTTCTTGGGCACGGTCTTTCCGGGTACTTGGAGCCGGCCACTTGCTGGCCATCAGCGGTTTGCACGTGGTCCTGGTCTTAGGATTGGTGCGCGGATTTTTTGCGCTTCTGCCTTTGCCGTGGCGCTGGCCTTGGGTCATAGGAGTGTTTGGCGTGCTTGCTTATACGGGGTTGGCCGGTGCTCCGGTGTCTGCCGTGCGCGCGGGCATATGTCTTACTTTGGGTGTGCTTGCGCATCAGGGTGAACGCGAAGTGAGTGCCTGGAATCTTTGGGCCTGTTGTGTTCTGGTCTTTCTGTGGAGTGATCCTTATTGGGTGACTTCTGTCGGATTTCAACTCAGCTTCGGTGCTGTGGCCGCAATCCTCGCTTTTTCCCGGGGCTTGGATCGGATCTTGACGCGTATGCATCATGGGCTGCGTTTGAGTTTCGGTGGGCGCGTGCCTCCCGCCCCCGTGGGCCCTGGCTATCGAACGGTACAGGGAGCGGTCTCTGTAACGGCCGTATCTGCTGCAGCTTGGTTGGGACTGATGCCTCTCTTGGCCTATTATTTTGCTTTGTGGTCCCCGATATCAATCTTGGCCACATTACTGATGCTTCCGGTTTTTACCGGGGTCCTGGCGCTTGCCCTATTGTGGACATTGCCCATGGTGTTTGGATGGGATTTGTCATGGTTTTTTGCCGGAGTGTTGGAGCCTTTGATTTCTTTGCTTTTTGCAATGGCCCATAGGTTGAGCCGGATTCCGGGTGCCTATTGGGAGTTGCCGCCGATTTCGCTTTGGGAAGTGATGGGCTACTACGGGGCCCTCATTTTTGTGGTTTGGGCGTTGGCGGGCAGGAAAGCCTGGAAACGGATGCTCTTGTGTGCGGCGTTGATCTTTTTGGGTACAGTTACTCTGGATTATGGATTGAACCTGCCCAATTCCAGAGTCAAAGCCCGGGGCCGTTTTGTGCGTCTGGGCGCTTCGGAACGGTGGAACGGAGTGCAGGCCTGGGTGGGATGGAAACCCGTTCAGGGGTCTATGGTCGAGCTCTCCGGATCCCTGCACTATGATCCCATCTCTTTGGCCCGGGATCTGCGGGCGATTCAAGCGGAAACCGTTGTGGGGATTCCAGTTCAGTTGGAGGATGTCCGGGGCCTTCCTTGA
- a CDS encoding prepilin-type N-terminal cleavage/methylation domain-containing protein, with protein MSGATESGKLSIRERGMTLLELMIVIIIIAILAGFAVPQYVKIVERNRQGEAFQMLRAIRDAEIRYWHDAVVYTQDFNDLDMESPNNSPNRFFEYTVSNADAITFQLTATRNTYRRSLGIPDYTVQLDQDGNLVRTF; from the coding sequence TTGTCCGGGGCTACTGAGTCCGGTAAGCTCTCCATTCGCGAGAGGGGCATGACGCTCCTCGAGCTTATGATCGTTATTATCATTATTGCCATCCTTGCGGGATTTGCGGTGCCGCAGTACGTCAAAATTGTGGAACGAAACCGTCAGGGTGAGGCATTCCAAATGTTGCGGGCAATTCGCGATGCGGAGATTCGTTATTGGCACGATGCGGTGGTGTATACCCAAGACTTCAATGATCTGGATATGGAAAGTCCCAATAACTCTCCGAACCGTTTTTTTGAGTATACGGTTAGCAATGCGGATGCCATAACCTTTCAGCTGACTGCCACCCGCAACACATACCGGCGCTCCCTCGGGATACCGGATTATACTGTCCAGCTCGATCAAGACGGTAACTTGGTCCGGACCTTTTAA
- a CDS encoding prepilin-type N-terminal cleavage/methylation domain-containing protein gives MVSGERADRAGQQGFTLIELMVVVVIISIMASFALPKYQKVVERSRQGEAYLILGTLRDAEFRYRAEEGVYTNQLNVLGIDDPNTLPNIYFDYAIEDASNETFTTRATRNSYRRLPEVPVYSVTLDQDGNLVRGY, from the coding sequence ATGGTGTCCGGAGAGAGGGCAGATCGGGCTGGACAACAGGGATTTACGCTGATTGAATTGATGGTCGTTGTGGTGATCATCTCTATTATGGCCAGCTTTGCCCTGCCTAAATATCAAAAGGTTGTGGAGCGCTCCCGTCAGGGCGAGGCTTACCTTATCCTGGGGACTTTGCGTGACGCGGAGTTTCGTTACAGAGCCGAGGAAGGGGTTTATACGAATCAGCTGAACGTGCTTGGGATCGATGATCCAAACACATTGCCTAATATATACTTTGACTATGCAATAGAAGATGCTTCAAATGAAACCTTTACAACAAGAGCGACCCGCAACAGTTATCGAAGGCTCCCGGAAGTACCTGTTTATTCGGTCACGCTGGACCAGGACGGGAATCTTGTCCGGGGCTACTGA
- a CDS encoding helix-hairpin-helix domain-containing protein, giving the protein MRRGDSRSAFNFAFPVLPGERSLLWVMGALALFLLIWQAVGGRETFGLGKPLTLSEQRSLEVQYRSLPEHRLNLNRAGWGELKRLPGLGAAAAQRILEFRQAKGRFTSVDELAGLLDLSAPELRQIRRWVWVEE; this is encoded by the coding sequence GTGCGTCGAGGTGATTCCCGATCCGCCTTTAATTTTGCTTTTCCGGTTTTGCCGGGCGAACGCAGCCTTCTGTGGGTGATGGGGGCACTCGCGCTTTTTCTTTTGATTTGGCAAGCTGTGGGAGGCCGTGAGACCTTCGGGTTGGGGAAGCCCTTGACGCTGTCTGAACAACGGAGCCTTGAGGTGCAGTACCGATCTTTGCCGGAACACCGTTTGAATCTCAACCGGGCGGGTTGGGGGGAGCTTAAGCGCCTTCCCGGTCTTGGCGCTGCAGCCGCACAACGGATACTCGAATTCCGTCAAGCAAAAGGCCGCTTTACGTCAGTGGATGAACTGGCTGGATTGCTGGATCTGTCCGCGCCTGAGCTCCGTCAAATTAGACGATGGGTTTGGGTGGAAGAGTAA
- a CDS encoding leucine--tRNA ligase — translation MSQSYPFKTVEPKWQGIWERNRTFKAEFPSSKPKYYVLDMFPYPSGAGLHVGHPEGYTATDILSRYKRMCGFNVLHPMGWDAFGLPAERYAVRTGIHPAVTTEQNIRTFRGQIKRLGFSYDWDREFSTTDPDYYRWTQWIFLKLYEKGLAYEAEVPVNWCPAQGTVLANEEVQDGKYVETGDPVERRNMRQWMLRITSYAERLLSGLETLDWPESIKEMQRNWIGRSEGADVTFQIADSDRTFTVFTTRPDTLYGSTYCVFSPEHPLVRAVTLPQQRAAVEEYQAAARMRSDLERTELAKEKSGVFTGAYAINPVNESRIPIWIADYVLMSYGSGAIMAVPAHDERDWEFARTFELPIIEVVSGGNIEEAAYTGDGTLVNSGLIEGLPVPEAKAKITAWLEDKGLGKAKVQYRLRDWLFSRQRYWGEPFPLLHLEDATVVPLPEASLPLTLPELEDYRPTEQGDPPLARATEWVRTVDPGSGKPAHRELNTMPQWAGSCWYYLRFMDPQNQKEAWSAEAEKYWMPVDLYVGGAEHAVLHLLYSRFWHKVLFDCGLVHTEEPFQKLFNQGMILAYSYRDEGGKYYTEKEVEEKDGKFFVRDSNTPVEAKIEKMSKSKYNVINPDEVIDEYGADAMRLYEMFMGPLDIMKPWQMKGVEGVSRFLDRVWRLGTEVTDSALNEDQNKLLHKTIKAVTGDLDSMRFNTAIARLMEFVNALTPMSERPRPLMETLILLLSPFAPHLAEEMWEGLGHTETLAYEPWPAYDESFLKEDSVEIVVQINGKVRAKLSVGVDEEKQGIESKALGLESVQRWLGGSRIKHVVVVPKRLVNIVLEKGA, via the coding sequence ATGAGCCAGTCCTATCCATTCAAGACTGTGGAGCCCAAGTGGCAGGGGATATGGGAGAGGAACCGGACCTTCAAGGCGGAATTTCCTTCTTCCAAACCCAAGTACTACGTGCTCGATATGTTTCCGTACCCTTCGGGGGCAGGCCTGCACGTGGGCCATCCCGAGGGCTACACTGCCACAGACATTCTTTCCCGCTATAAGCGCATGTGCGGTTTCAATGTACTTCACCCCATGGGTTGGGATGCCTTTGGTCTTCCTGCCGAGCGTTATGCGGTGCGCACGGGGATTCACCCCGCTGTGACCACGGAACAAAATATCAGAACCTTTCGCGGCCAGATCAAGCGTTTGGGTTTTTCCTATGACTGGGATCGCGAGTTCTCCACCACGGATCCGGACTACTACCGGTGGACGCAGTGGATCTTCCTCAAACTTTACGAAAAAGGCTTGGCTTATGAAGCAGAGGTGCCGGTCAATTGGTGTCCGGCCCAAGGCACGGTTCTGGCAAACGAGGAGGTTCAGGACGGGAAGTATGTGGAGACCGGGGATCCGGTGGAGCGCCGGAACATGCGCCAGTGGATGCTCCGGATCACCTCGTATGCGGAGCGCCTTCTCTCGGGCCTGGAAACTTTGGATTGGCCGGAGAGCATTAAGGAGATGCAGCGCAATTGGATCGGCCGCTCGGAGGGCGCGGACGTCACCTTCCAAATCGCGGACAGCGACCGGACCTTCACTGTTTTTACCACAAGGCCGGACACACTTTACGGCTCCACCTACTGTGTATTTTCGCCCGAGCACCCCTTGGTCCGGGCTGTCACTCTCCCTCAACAGCGCGCTGCGGTTGAGGAATACCAGGCTGCTGCCCGGATGCGCTCGGATTTGGAGCGTACTGAGCTCGCCAAGGAAAAGAGTGGCGTGTTCACAGGGGCTTATGCGATCAACCCGGTAAACGAGTCCCGTATCCCGATTTGGATCGCGGATTATGTGCTCATGAGCTACGGCAGCGGGGCAATTATGGCGGTCCCGGCCCATGACGAGCGTGACTGGGAATTTGCCCGCACTTTTGAGCTTCCTATTATAGAGGTAGTCTCAGGAGGCAATATCGAGGAGGCTGCCTACACGGGCGACGGCACCCTGGTCAATTCCGGCTTGATCGAGGGCCTGCCCGTGCCCGAGGCCAAGGCCAAGATCACGGCCTGGCTCGAAGACAAGGGCCTGGGCAAGGCCAAGGTCCAGTACCGCTTGCGCGACTGGCTTTTTTCGCGCCAGCGCTATTGGGGAGAGCCCTTCCCTCTCCTGCACTTGGAGGACGCTACGGTCGTGCCTTTGCCGGAAGCGTCCCTGCCGCTGACTCTGCCGGAACTCGAGGACTACCGGCCCACAGAACAGGGTGATCCGCCTCTGGCCCGCGCTACCGAGTGGGTGCGGACCGTGGATCCGGGCAGCGGCAAGCCCGCGCACCGCGAGCTCAACACCATGCCTCAATGGGCGGGTTCTTGCTGGTACTATCTGCGCTTTATGGATCCGCAGAATCAAAAAGAGGCCTGGTCGGCTGAGGCCGAAAAGTATTGGATGCCCGTGGATCTCTATGTAGGCGGCGCTGAACACGCGGTCCTGCACTTGCTGTACTCGCGCTTTTGGCACAAGGTTCTTTTTGACTGCGGCTTGGTTCACACGGAGGAACCCTTCCAAAAACTCTTTAACCAGGGAATGATTCTGGCCTACTCCTATCGGGATGAGGGAGGCAAGTACTATACCGAAAAGGAAGTCGAGGAAAAGGACGGCAAGTTTTTCGTCAGGGATTCGAATACGCCGGTCGAAGCTAAAATCGAGAAGATGTCCAAATCCAAGTATAACGTCATCAATCCGGACGAGGTGATCGACGAATACGGGGCAGATGCCATGCGGCTCTATGAGATGTTTATGGGGCCCTTGGACATTATGAAGCCCTGGCAGATGAAGGGCGTGGAAGGGGTCTCGCGTTTTCTGGACCGGGTGTGGCGTTTGGGCACGGAAGTAACGGATTCCGCACTTAACGAAGACCAGAACAAGCTCCTGCACAAGACCATCAAGGCGGTGACCGGGGATCTCGACAGCATGCGCTTTAACACGGCGATTGCGCGCCTCATGGAATTTGTCAATGCGCTCACTCCGATGAGCGAGCGGCCCAGGCCCCTGATGGAAACATTGATCCTCCTGCTTTCGCCCTTTGCCCCTCATTTGGCTGAAGAAATGTGGGAGGGCCTGGGCCATACTGAGACGCTCGCCTATGAGCCCTGGCCTGCGTATGACGAGTCCTTTCTCAAGGAGGACTCCGTGGAGATTGTGGTGCAGATCAACGGCAAGGTGCGTGCCAAGCTTTCGGTGGGTGTGGACGAGGAAAAGCAGGGCATTGAGTCCAAGGCTTTGGGTCTTGAGTCTGTGCAGCGTTGGCTCGGCGGCTCCAGAATCAAACACGTGGTGGTTGTGCCCAAGCGTTTGGTCAACATTGTCCTGGAAAAGGGCGCTTGA